A genomic window from Planococcus rifietoensis includes:
- a CDS encoding PDZ domain-containing protein: MLTDFLMAIAMFFLNPVFYVALFAATMLGYFRVKKERRIFRTRIVYGGTEFKRLLKDGWLYALILSVIVAAAGLAVPMEWLIALSVVSIIVMLTGFYHLASFVYLAGAAALVVWLFEANDWVLNLGFAEMTGRGLADGWLISVALIAGLLLFIESRMVEKSAAAAASPRLHKSARGLRAAAYISRRLWLIPAVLVVPGEMISEYAPYWPQLPIGESAFSFILFPLVFGFQGRSKRTLPVYLYPKIAKSIAWSAVLTIVLALFGFLWQPMAIIALTVGALFRLGISLYYAQKERSGNYTVTPQAQGVMIIDVLPGSPAEKMGLVRGEIIRKVNGTTVTNETELYEAIQLNAAHCRLEVIDHNLEMRLRQHVVFRHDHHRLGLLIVE, translated from the coding sequence GTGTTAACGGATTTTTTGATGGCGATCGCCATGTTTTTTCTTAACCCTGTTTTTTATGTCGCATTATTTGCTGCGACGATGCTTGGATATTTCCGCGTTAAAAAAGAACGCCGCATTTTCCGCACGCGGATCGTGTATGGCGGAACAGAATTTAAACGCTTGCTGAAAGATGGCTGGTTGTATGCGTTAATCTTATCGGTCATCGTCGCTGCTGCCGGTTTGGCAGTGCCGATGGAATGGTTGATTGCACTCAGCGTCGTGAGCATTATCGTCATGCTGACAGGTTTTTACCACTTGGCTTCTTTCGTCTATTTGGCGGGAGCGGCTGCACTGGTCGTCTGGTTGTTCGAAGCCAATGATTGGGTGTTGAATCTAGGGTTCGCTGAAATGACGGGCAGAGGGCTTGCGGATGGCTGGCTCATTTCAGTCGCGTTGATTGCAGGGCTTTTGCTATTCATCGAAAGCCGCATGGTCGAAAAGTCAGCTGCTGCTGCCGCTTCGCCGCGTTTGCATAAATCGGCTCGCGGATTGCGTGCCGCTGCCTATATTTCCCGCCGCCTATGGCTGATACCGGCCGTTCTGGTCGTTCCTGGAGAAATGATTTCCGAATACGCACCATACTGGCCACAGCTGCCGATCGGGGAATCGGCATTTTCATTCATTTTGTTCCCGCTGGTATTTGGGTTCCAAGGGCGCAGCAAACGGACGCTGCCTGTCTATTTATATCCGAAGATCGCGAAATCGATCGCTTGGTCAGCTGTGTTGACGATCGTCCTTGCCTTATTCGGTTTCCTTTGGCAGCCGATGGCGATCATCGCGCTTACCGTCGGAGCATTGTTCCGTTTGGGAATTAGCTTGTATTATGCACAGAAAGAGCGCAGCGGAAATTACACCGTGACACCACAAGCGCAAGGCGTCATGATCATCGACGTTCTTCCAGGATCTCCTGCAGAGAAAATGGGGCTTGTGCGCGGGGAAATCATCCGCAAAGTAAACGGCACGACCGTTACGAATGAAACAGAACTATACGAAGCAATCCAGCTCAATGCAGCGCATTGCCGCCTGGAAGTAATCGATCACAACCTTGAAATGCGTTTGCGGCAGCATGTCGTCTTCCGCCATGACCATCACCGCCTGGGTCTCTTGATTGTCGAGTAA
- a CDS encoding trans-sulfuration enzyme family protein has translation MTSVDTKSVHTAGMEERTIRPKVMPIYQTSAFSFSSLEELEGYYEGNGTYLYTRTANPNTDALGQTVAQLEGAPKGVAASSGMSAILAGILSVAEAGDHILAAEDVYGGTFHLLKEELRRLGITVHFADFSESETIEQILVDFPEVKLMVSESITNPFLRIEDIEGLVQLKNQYGVKVMIDNTFATPYTFTPYTQGVDLVVHSATKYLGGHSDVTSGVLVGDPVLIEEATKRVVNLGMNLSPFEAWLTIRGIKTLALRMEKQNANAQAIADFLQDKARVWYPGKGAIVSFELPETADVSAFFSSLGWIKIVPTLAGVETTVSYPFGTSHRALSAEEKARIGVTERVVRLSAGIEGIEDILGQLEQAFN, from the coding sequence ATGACATCAGTCGATACGAAATCTGTACACACAGCAGGCATGGAAGAGCGGACGATCCGCCCGAAAGTCATGCCGATCTATCAAACATCCGCTTTTTCTTTTTCTTCTTTAGAAGAATTGGAAGGCTATTACGAAGGAAACGGAACTTATCTCTACACGCGGACAGCTAACCCGAACACGGATGCACTCGGCCAGACAGTCGCACAGCTAGAAGGTGCACCGAAAGGCGTTGCTGCGTCTTCAGGCATGTCCGCGATACTCGCGGGTATCCTGTCAGTTGCAGAAGCGGGAGACCATATCCTCGCCGCAGAGGATGTATACGGTGGAACTTTCCATTTGCTGAAGGAAGAATTGAGAAGGCTTGGCATTACGGTCCATTTCGCTGATTTCTCGGAAAGCGAAACGATTGAGCAGATTTTGGTCGATTTCCCTGAAGTGAAATTGATGGTGAGCGAATCGATTACCAATCCATTTTTGCGGATTGAAGACATCGAAGGGCTCGTTCAATTGAAAAATCAATACGGAGTTAAAGTAATGATCGATAATACATTCGCGACGCCTTATACGTTTACACCTTATACACAAGGCGTGGATTTGGTCGTACATAGCGCCACCAAGTACCTTGGCGGGCATAGTGATGTCACATCAGGCGTATTGGTAGGCGATCCGGTTTTAATCGAAGAAGCCACAAAACGTGTCGTGAACCTCGGCATGAACTTAAGTCCTTTTGAAGCATGGCTAACGATACGCGGCATCAAAACATTGGCGCTTCGGATGGAAAAGCAAAACGCCAATGCACAGGCGATTGCCGATTTCCTGCAAGATAAGGCACGGGTGTGGTATCCGGGGAAAGGCGCGATTGTTTCATTTGAACTTCCTGAAACTGCCGACGTCTCAGCCTTCTTTTCTTCACTCGGCTGGATCAAAATCGTTCCGACTTTGGCTGGTGTCGAAACGACCGTCTCTTATCCATTTGGCACGTCTCACCGCGCATTATCCGCAGAAGAAAAAGCGCGGATTGGTGTAACTGAGCGGGTCGTCAGGCTTTCAGCCGGAATCGAAGGCATTGAAGATATCCTTGGGCAGCTAGAGCAGGCGTTTAACTGA
- a CDS encoding redoxin domain-containing protein, protein MSKKMIGLLIAAILVIVLAVWAVFDSHKEDRALNKMALGSTVDFLPTDEGLAKGELAPDFELTTLKGEEMRLSDYRGKAVILNFWATWCPPCRAEMPHMQTFYENQQDKDVEVVAVNLTTEDRGMTEIENFVEEFGLSFPIPMDVDGDIGALYQAFSIPTSYIIDREGRVLHKIVGPMDEEMMNGFIEEINEGES, encoded by the coding sequence ATGTCGAAAAAAATGATCGGGCTCCTGATAGCCGCCATTCTGGTCATTGTTCTCGCGGTATGGGCCGTCTTTGACAGTCATAAAGAAGACCGCGCACTGAATAAAATGGCCCTTGGCAGCACTGTCGATTTTTTGCCGACCGATGAAGGGCTGGCAAAAGGCGAACTCGCTCCCGACTTCGAATTGACGACGTTGAAAGGCGAGGAAATGCGCTTGTCGGATTACCGCGGCAAAGCGGTCATCCTTAATTTTTGGGCGACTTGGTGTCCGCCTTGCCGAGCAGAAATGCCGCATATGCAAACTTTCTATGAGAACCAACAGGATAAAGATGTCGAAGTGGTAGCAGTCAATTTGACGACAGAAGACCGTGGCATGACGGAAATCGAAAACTTTGTTGAAGAGTTTGGCTTGAGCTTTCCGATTCCGATGGATGTGGATGGAGATATTGGCGCACTCTATCAAGCGTTTTCCATTCCAACTTCCTATATCATAGACAGAGAGGGCCGTGTCCTGCATAAAATTGTCGGCCCGATGGATGAAGAAATGATGAATGGATTTATCGAAGAAATCAATGAGGGGGAATCATAA
- a CDS encoding murein hydrolase activator EnvC family protein — protein sequence MNSKSKWMLSGVSSILALSLLMPTAHANSSKLDELEQEQQQVQKEQQKLEKERKELEEKEEDLSSGIQKKEGEIQETSSKLDRIVSEIQQLDKKMQETQSKIDTVQAEIDQTKEEIDELKEAIKELERKIDERTELLKERARAIQMSGGSVEYIDVLLGANSFIDFIDRFSAVNTLIEADREIMREQAADKKELAAKKEAVETILANQEERRTELVSLKASLDSQKKEQAGLKNQMEAEQERLASEKNNLEAQHEEALEVSAAVEKQIMGQQSRMAKLAQQEEAERTRIAEAERKAAAEKAAAEKAAAERAAAEKAAAERAAAEKAAADKAAAEKAAAKSSSATASTASPAPAPTPAPAPAPAPAPAPVVKPSANFVMPASGRHTSGFGGRDIGDGAETHLGYDIANSPGTPIVASAAGYVSFAGSMGGYGNVIIINHSINGQPYATAYAHLSSIGVSVGQKVEQRQFIGGMGNTGRSTGSHLHFEIHVGSWNGARSNAVNPANYLSY from the coding sequence TTGAATTCGAAGTCTAAATGGATGTTGTCCGGCGTTTCATCAATTCTCGCATTGTCTTTGCTAATGCCTACTGCACATGCAAACAGCAGTAAGCTTGATGAATTGGAACAGGAGCAACAGCAAGTCCAAAAAGAACAGCAGAAATTGGAAAAAGAACGTAAGGAATTGGAAGAAAAAGAAGAAGACCTGAGCTCAGGCATTCAAAAGAAAGAAGGCGAGATCCAAGAAACGTCTTCAAAACTCGACCGCATCGTTTCGGAAATCCAGCAATTGGATAAGAAAATGCAGGAAACACAGTCGAAAATCGATACAGTACAAGCTGAAATCGACCAAACTAAAGAAGAAATCGATGAATTGAAAGAAGCGATCAAAGAACTCGAGCGTAAAATCGACGAACGTACCGAACTATTGAAAGAACGTGCGCGCGCCATCCAGATGAGCGGCGGATCTGTCGAATACATAGATGTTCTATTGGGTGCCAATAGCTTTATCGATTTTATCGACCGTTTTTCAGCGGTCAATACCTTGATTGAGGCTGACCGTGAAATCATGCGTGAACAAGCGGCCGACAAAAAAGAATTGGCTGCGAAAAAAGAAGCAGTTGAAACGATTCTTGCCAATCAAGAAGAGCGCCGCACTGAACTTGTTTCATTGAAAGCCTCTTTAGATAGCCAGAAAAAAGAACAAGCAGGCTTGAAAAACCAAATGGAAGCAGAACAAGAGCGTTTGGCTTCAGAGAAAAATAATTTGGAAGCACAGCATGAAGAAGCGCTGGAAGTCAGCGCTGCAGTTGAAAAGCAAATTATGGGCCAGCAATCCCGCATGGCAAAACTAGCTCAGCAAGAAGAAGCTGAACGCACGCGTATTGCAGAAGCTGAACGCAAAGCAGCAGCGGAAAAAGCAGCTGCTGAAAAGGCGGCAGCTGAGCGTGCTGCAGCAGAGAAAGCAGCAGCGGAACGGGCAGCAGCAGAAAAAGCGGCAGCTGACAAAGCAGCAGCAGAAAAAGCAGCAGCTAAATCTTCATCTGCAACTGCCAGCACTGCAAGCCCGGCACCGGCACCAACGCCAGCACCAGCACCAGCACCAGCACCAGCACCGGCTCCTGTCGTCAAACCGTCAGCAAACTTCGTGATGCCGGCATCAGGGCGCCATACATCAGGATTTGGCGGACGTGATATCGGAGACGGTGCGGAGACGCATCTTGGCTACGACATCGCCAATAGCCCAGGAACGCCTATCGTGGCATCAGCTGCGGGATATGTGTCGTTTGCTGGATCAATGGGTGGTTACGGGAATGTCATTATCATCAACCATTCAATTAACGGGCAACCGTATGCGACTGCATACGCTCACTTAAGTTCGATTGGCGTATCAGTGGGCCAGAAAGTAGAACAGCGCCAGTTTATCGGCGGCATGGGCAATACCGGCCGTTCGACAGGTTCTCATTTGCATTTCGAAATCCACGTGGGATCTTGGAATGGTGCGCGCAGCAATGCTGTGAACCCAGCCAATTATCTCTCTTATTAA
- the ftsX gene encoding permease-like cell division protein FtsX — protein sequence MKIRTFGRHIKESLKSLGRNGWMTFASVSAVTVTLLLVGVFVMIMMNLNKVADDLENDVEIKVFVSLDAEEEDITELEEEISGLDGVESADFSTKEEELTDLVLDFGEELSLFEQSNPLFDVFYVKATEPQQTETVAKEIAALEYIEDVEYGEGKIEKLFNFLNAGRNVGLVLILALLFTAMFLISNTIRITIVARRTEIEIMKLVGATNWFVRVPFILEGMWLGILGSIIPIGLVVLLYQRITEFVQPRLSGELFQLLEFSPFIYQVSALILAMGVFIGIWGSFMSIRKFLRV from the coding sequence ATGAAGATTAGAACATTTGGCCGTCACATCAAAGAAAGCCTCAAGAGCCTTGGCCGGAATGGCTGGATGACATTTGCATCTGTCAGTGCCGTCACGGTTACGTTGCTGCTAGTCGGGGTATTCGTCATGATTATGATGAACCTCAACAAAGTCGCTGATGATCTGGAGAACGATGTCGAGATCAAAGTCTTTGTCTCGCTTGACGCAGAGGAAGAAGACATCACAGAGCTCGAAGAAGAAATATCGGGTCTGGATGGCGTCGAATCGGCCGATTTTTCAACGAAAGAAGAAGAGTTGACGGATCTTGTACTCGACTTTGGCGAAGAGCTCAGCTTGTTCGAGCAAAGTAATCCATTGTTTGATGTGTTCTACGTAAAAGCGACAGAACCTCAACAGACAGAAACAGTAGCGAAAGAAATTGCTGCACTTGAATATATCGAAGACGTAGAGTATGGGGAAGGGAAAATTGAGAAGCTTTTCAATTTCCTTAACGCAGGGCGCAATGTTGGCCTGGTCCTCATTTTGGCATTATTGTTTACAGCGATGTTCTTGATTTCGAATACGATCCGCATCACTATTGTGGCGCGCCGTACCGAAATCGAGATCATGAAACTCGTCGGGGCAACCAATTGGTTTGTCCGTGTTCCATTCATTCTAGAAGGCATGTGGCTCGGGATTCTCGGTTCGATCATACCGATTGGCCTAGTCGTACTGCTTTACCAAAGGATTACGGAATTTGTACAACCCCGGCTCAGCGGAGAACTCTTCCAACTACTTGAGTTTTCACCTTTCATCTACCAAGTGAGTGCATTGATCTTGGCGATGGGTGTCTTTATCGGGATATGGGGAAGTTTTATGTCCATTCGCAAGTTTTTACGTGTATAA
- the ftsE gene encoding cell division ATP-binding protein FtsE — MIQMKNVYKKYPNGIVALNGLNVEIAQGEFVYIVGPSGAGKSTFIKMMYREERPSSGQMLVDGKDIAKLKNRKVPFLRRDIGVVFQDFKLLPRLNVYENVAFALEVIEEKPQVIKERVMEVLDMVGLKHKAKMFPRELSGGEQQRVSIARSIVNTPKVMIADEPTGNLDPDTSWDIMNLFEQINSTGTTIIMATHNREIVNKLRHRVIAIEGGLIVRDAAGGDYGYED; from the coding sequence ATGATACAAATGAAAAATGTCTACAAAAAATATCCGAACGGCATTGTGGCACTCAATGGATTGAATGTTGAGATTGCCCAGGGCGAATTTGTATACATCGTCGGCCCGAGCGGAGCTGGAAAATCCACGTTCATCAAAATGATGTACCGTGAAGAGCGCCCGTCTTCAGGGCAAATGCTTGTCGATGGAAAAGATATCGCAAAATTGAAGAACCGGAAAGTTCCTTTTCTTCGCCGTGACATCGGCGTAGTGTTCCAGGATTTCAAACTATTGCCTCGCTTGAACGTTTATGAAAATGTTGCGTTTGCACTTGAAGTTATCGAGGAAAAACCGCAAGTCATCAAAGAGCGCGTGATGGAAGTGCTCGATATGGTCGGATTGAAGCACAAAGCGAAAATGTTCCCCCGTGAATTGTCCGGCGGCGAGCAGCAGCGTGTGTCCATTGCCCGTTCCATCGTCAACACGCCGAAAGTGATGATTGCCGATGAACCGACAGGAAATCTTGACCCGGACACGTCGTGGGACATCATGAATCTTTTCGAGCAGATCAACTCGACGGGAACGACGATCATCATGGCGACCCATAACCGGGAAATCGTCAATAAGTTAAGACATCGCGTCATTGCCATCGAAGGCGGGCTGATTGTGCGCGACGCAGCCGGAGGTGATTACGGCTATGAAGATTAG
- the cccB gene encoding cytochrome c551 codes for MKKQLMTVLFGSVLVLGACGGGEETSPEEPADTGGDTETETTTVDAEAVIQQNCISCHGENLEGQGNFPALNDVGSRLSQEEILSVIENGQGAMPPNIIEGEEAQAVAEYLANQQ; via the coding sequence ATGAAAAAGCAATTGATGACCGTATTGTTCGGTTCAGTTCTTGTACTTGGTGCATGCGGCGGCGGGGAAGAAACATCTCCTGAAGAACCAGCTGATACAGGCGGCGATACAGAAACTGAAACAACGACAGTGGATGCAGAAGCAGTCATTCAGCAAAACTGTATTTCATGTCACGGTGAAAACTTAGAAGGTCAAGGCAATTTCCCAGCATTGAACGATGTAGGATCGCGCTTGTCACAAGAAGAAATCCTTTCCGTCATTGAAAATGGCCAAGGTGCAATGCCTCCGAACATCATCGAAGGCGAAGAAGCGCAAGCCGTAGCAGAATATCTTGCGAACCAACAATAA
- a CDS encoding YitT family protein, producing MDYISVLAGAAIVAISFNVFLLPNEVASGGVSGISTILFGLFEWKPAFVQWAFNIPLFISGVILLGKNFGIKTAVGTVFLPLVVFMTEDWEAWTRDPLLGSLFGGIMVGLGLGIVFRGKASTGGTDLAAQIITKYTGLTLGTSVAIIDGMIVLAAAIVFDIEKGLYALIGLYLTTKTIDLVQVGFSRSKMVYIITNKQVEIRDAIYDEVDRGVTELTATGGYSGNEKPILMVVIPQTEFTRLKQLVKLIDPQAFVIVSDASEVLGEGFKRA from the coding sequence ATGGATTATATCTCCGTCCTGGCAGGAGCGGCGATCGTCGCCATTTCATTCAATGTGTTCCTATTGCCGAACGAAGTGGCGTCGGGCGGAGTCAGTGGCATCAGTACGATTCTATTCGGCTTGTTCGAATGGAAGCCAGCATTCGTCCAATGGGCATTCAATATTCCGCTGTTCATCTCGGGCGTCATTTTGCTCGGGAAAAATTTTGGCATCAAGACGGCGGTCGGCACGGTATTTCTGCCGCTCGTCGTGTTCATGACTGAAGATTGGGAAGCTTGGACGAGAGATCCGCTGCTCGGCTCGTTGTTTGGCGGCATCATGGTCGGTCTCGGGCTAGGAATCGTGTTCCGCGGGAAAGCATCGACTGGCGGAACCGATCTTGCAGCCCAGATCATCACCAAATACACCGGCCTCACTCTCGGGACAAGCGTTGCGATCATCGACGGCATGATCGTGTTGGCAGCTGCCATCGTTTTTGATATCGAAAAAGGATTGTATGCATTGATCGGGTTGTATCTGACGACCAAAACCATCGATTTGGTGCAGGTCGGATTCAGCCGTTCGAAGATGGTATACATCATCACGAACAAGCAAGTAGAAATCCGGGATGCCATTTACGATGAAGTCGATAGAGGGGTAACGGAATTGACAGCAACCGGCGGCTACTCAGGAAACGAAAAACCGATTTTAATGGTCGTGATTCCGCAGACAGAATTTACAAGGTTGAAACAATTGGTTAAATTGATCGACCCGCAAGCTTTTGTGATTGTGTCCGATGCCTCCGAAGTGCTCGGGGAAGGTTTCAAACGTGCCTAA
- a CDS encoding cation:proton antiporter: protein MMTHQLLILLIIGYIVYTIDIKKNFFPVPVVLVAIGLGLSFIPYFDEFNISKDIIFNVFLPAMLFTSAYQFPLKQLKQNIGIIVSLSTIGLILTVVLLGLSIYFAGGLFTSLTLTSAFLLAAILTPTDPVSVTAILKESSGAEQIADVVEGESMINDGTSIVFFTIFLTMYQTGNGFSLGKFVSELLLVSLGGVMLGIAIGWLMSKTIRFTQDKKYHVMLSVIGAYGAFYIGEAIGVSGVLATVAAGIFVAYEMGKDIKEDTLPQSLDGFWDIVTPILLAVLFLLIGIRGAEYLAFSGWWFAIVIFLLAIIVRFLVIALFIYGVPKWRHEFNNDFSTITLTAWSGIKGAMSVALLLWLEETASGQDQVLISLAFAVILLSLAIQSIGIYPLSKVLKNLQ from the coding sequence ATGATGACCCATCAATTACTGATCTTGCTGATCATCGGCTACATCGTCTACACGATCGACATTAAAAAGAACTTTTTCCCAGTTCCCGTCGTATTGGTGGCAATCGGTTTAGGGCTTTCATTTATTCCGTATTTCGATGAATTCAATATTTCAAAAGACATCATCTTCAATGTCTTCTTGCCGGCAATGCTGTTTACCTCGGCTTATCAATTTCCTTTGAAGCAGTTAAAGCAAAACATCGGCATCATCGTCAGTTTGAGCACGATTGGTCTCATCCTCACAGTTGTTCTGCTCGGCTTGTCCATCTATTTCGCAGGCGGGCTATTTACCAGCTTGACCCTCACGTCGGCTTTTTTGCTGGCGGCAATCCTGACGCCGACCGATCCGGTGTCGGTAACCGCTATTTTGAAAGAAAGCAGCGGTGCAGAACAGATTGCCGATGTGGTTGAAGGGGAGTCGATGATCAACGACGGGACAAGCATCGTCTTTTTCACGATTTTCCTGACAATGTATCAAACCGGGAACGGGTTTTCATTGGGCAAATTTGTCTCGGAATTGCTGCTTGTTTCGCTAGGCGGAGTTATGCTCGGAATCGCTATCGGCTGGTTGATGAGCAAGACGATCCGTTTCACCCAGGATAAAAAATATCATGTCATGCTGAGCGTCATTGGAGCTTACGGCGCTTTTTATATCGGCGAAGCCATCGGGGTATCGGGCGTGCTTGCGACAGTGGCAGCCGGAATATTCGTCGCTTATGAAATGGGCAAGGATATCAAGGAAGATACACTCCCTCAGTCATTGGACGGTTTCTGGGATATCGTCACCCCGATTTTATTGGCGGTGCTGTTTTTGCTGATCGGCATACGCGGTGCAGAGTATCTGGCTTTTTCAGGCTGGTGGTTTGCAATCGTCATTTTCCTATTGGCCATCATCGTCCGCTTCCTCGTCATCGCGCTGTTCATTTACGGAGTTCCTAAATGGCGGCATGAATTCAATAATGATTTTTCGACGATTACCTTAACTGCTTGGTCAGGAATCAAAGGCGCCATGTCCGTCGCACTGTTGCTATGGCTCGAAGAAACGGCTTCTGGGCAAGACCAGGTGCTGATTTCCCTGGCATTTGCGGTGATTTTGCTGTCGCTCGCCATTCAGAGCATTGGCATTTATCCATTATCGAAAGTACTAAAAAATCTTCAATAA
- the prfB gene encoding peptide chain release factor 2 (programmed frameshift) — protein sequence MELADIRNELDKTAEKLADFRGSLDLENKEARIQELDERMIDPNFWNNQEEAQVVISEVNALKDTVNRYRKFEEEQENMEMTLELLREEPDEELHEELSGELKQFLKDLNAFELELLLSEEYDKNNAILELHPGAGGTESQDWCSMLLRMYTRWAEKRGFKVETLDYLAGDEAGVKSVTLGIKGHNAYGYLKAEKGVHRLVRISPFDSSGRRHTSFVSCEVMPEFTGEIEIDIRTEDLKVDTYRASGAGGQHINTTDSAVRITHLPTGAVVTCQQERSQIKNREKAMQMLKAKLYALKIEEQEQELLEIRGEQKEIGWGSQIRSYVFHPYSMVKDHRTNYETGNLQAVMDGDLDGFIHAMLRSKMQ from the exons ATGGAATTAGCGGATATTCGCAACGAGCTCGACAAAACAGCCGAAAAATTGGCGGACTTCAGGGGGTCTCTT GACTTAGAAAACAAAGAGGCACGTATCCAGGAATTGGACGAACGAATGATCGACCCGAATTTCTGGAATAACCAAGAAGAAGCGCAAGTGGTCATTTCGGAAGTGAATGCATTGAAAGATACAGTCAATCGCTACCGGAAGTTCGAAGAAGAGCAAGAGAATATGGAAATGACGCTCGAATTGTTGCGCGAAGAACCAGACGAGGAACTTCATGAAGAGTTGAGTGGGGAACTGAAGCAGTTTCTTAAAGACTTGAACGCGTTTGAGCTGGAGCTTCTATTGAGTGAAGAATACGATAAAAACAATGCCATATTGGAACTGCATCCAGGCGCTGGCGGAACGGAATCCCAGGATTGGTGCTCGATGCTCTTACGCATGTATACGCGCTGGGCGGAGAAACGCGGTTTCAAAGTGGAAACTTTGGATTACCTGGCAGGAGATGAAGCCGGCGTCAAATCAGTGACACTCGGCATCAAAGGGCATAATGCTTACGGCTATTTGAAAGCTGAAAAAGGCGTTCATCGCTTGGTCCGCATTTCGCCGTTCGATTCCTCAGGACGCCGCCATACATCTTTTGTATCGTGTGAAGTGATGCCGGAGTTCACGGGCGAAATCGAAATCGATATCCGCACCGAAGATCTGAAAGTCGATACTTACCGTGCAAGCGGTGCCGGTGGACAGCATATCAATACGACAGACTCCGCTGTCCGGATCACCCACTTGCCGACCGGTGCTGTAGTGACTTGCCAACAGGAACGTTCACAGATTAAAAACCGTGAGAAAGCGATGCAAATGCTAAAAGCGAAGCTCTACGCATTGAAAATCGAAGAGCAGGAGCAGGAATTGCTCGAAATTCGCGGCGAGCAAAAAGAAATCGGCTGGGGCAGTCAAATCCGCTCTTACGTTTTCCACCCGTATTCCATGGTTAAAGACCACCGGACGAACTACGAGACTGGGAATCTGCAGGCCGTCATGGATGGCGATCTGGATGGATTTATCCACGCCATGCTGCGTTCGAAAATGCAATAA